A single region of the Saprospiraceae bacterium genome encodes:
- the aspS gene encoding aspartate--tRNA ligase, protein MYRSHTCGALRMQHVGQDVTLSGWVQTSRDFGGMTFIDLRDRYGITQLVFDMEDDNALCTQARKLGREFVIRVKGLVRERTNKNPNRSTGDIEIEVKSLEILNASKVPPFTVEEDTDGGDDLRMKYRFLDLRRGPVQRNIIFRSQLALATRSYLGSQGFIEVETPFLIKSTPEGARDFVVPSRMNGGQFYALPQSPQTFKQLLMVSGFDKYFQIVKCFRDEDLRADRQPEFTQIDCEMSFVTQDEILQTFEGLTKNLFKTTIGVDLPDFPRMNYDEAMRRFGSDKPDMRFGMEFVELNDVAQGQGFVVFDNAELVVGICAEGQAELSRKQVDELTEWVKRPQIGAKGLVYIRVNEDGSIKSSIDKFFSAEALQQWAERFGAKKGDLILILAGEAEKSRKQLNELRLEMGRRMGLMKAGDFKPLWVLDFPLLEWDEDSNRFHAMHHPFTSPKKEDVERMLTGDHETMKSLRADAYDLVINGAEIGGGSIRIHDRALQARNFDLLGFTPEQAEAQFGFLMGAFEYGAPPHGGIAFGFDRLCAVMNGQASIRDFIAFPKNNQGRDMMIDAPSPIDETQLEELQIKLNLKG, encoded by the coding sequence ATGTATCGATCACACACATGTGGGGCGTTGCGCATGCAACATGTAGGACAAGATGTAACCCTTAGTGGCTGGGTGCAAACTAGCCGGGATTTTGGTGGCATGACATTTATTGATTTGAGGGACCGCTATGGCATCACCCAGTTAGTTTTTGATATGGAGGATGATAATGCCCTTTGTACACAAGCGAGGAAATTAGGTCGGGAATTTGTCATCCGTGTTAAAGGACTTGTGCGGGAAAGAACGAATAAGAACCCCAATCGGTCAACAGGGGATATCGAAATAGAAGTAAAAAGCCTAGAAATACTCAACGCATCAAAGGTTCCGCCATTTACTGTGGAAGAAGATACTGATGGCGGAGATGACCTTCGTATGAAATACCGCTTTTTGGACCTGAGGAGAGGCCCTGTACAGCGCAACATTATCTTCAGGAGTCAATTGGCTTTGGCGACGCGTAGTTACCTGGGCAGTCAAGGTTTCATTGAAGTAGAAACGCCTTTCCTGATCAAAAGCACACCTGAAGGAGCCCGTGATTTCGTCGTCCCTAGCCGGATGAATGGTGGACAATTCTACGCCCTCCCACAGTCTCCCCAGACCTTTAAGCAGTTGTTGATGGTATCTGGTTTTGATAAGTATTTCCAGATCGTGAAGTGTTTTCGGGATGAAGACTTGAGGGCAGACCGGCAACCAGAGTTTACGCAGATTGACTGCGAGATGTCTTTCGTTACCCAGGATGAAATCTTGCAAACTTTTGAAGGATTAACTAAGAATCTTTTTAAAACAACGATTGGCGTAGACTTGCCTGATTTTCCTCGTATGAACTATGATGAAGCGATGCGTCGCTTTGGATCTGACAAGCCAGATATGCGCTTTGGGATGGAGTTTGTAGAGCTAAATGATGTAGCGCAAGGCCAGGGTTTTGTGGTATTCGATAATGCCGAATTAGTCGTTGGTATTTGTGCAGAAGGCCAGGCTGAATTGAGTCGCAAACAGGTAGATGAGCTGACAGAATGGGTGAAACGACCACAAATTGGAGCGAAAGGCTTAGTTTATATTAGAGTGAATGAAGATGGTAGTATCAAATCTTCTATTGATAAATTCTTTTCTGCGGAGGCGCTTCAGCAATGGGCCGAGCGCTTCGGTGCCAAAAAGGGTGATTTGATCTTGATCCTCGCTGGCGAAGCAGAAAAAAGTCGCAAACAACTCAACGAACTTCGCCTAGAAATGGGCCGCCGGATGGGCCTGATGAAAGCAGGAGATTTTAAACCGCTTTGGGTCCTTGATTTTCCACTTTTGGAATGGGATGAGGATAGCAATCGGTTTCACGCCATGCACCACCCTTTTACTTCTCCCAAAAAAGAGGATGTCGAGCGCATGCTTACCGGCGATCATGAAACCATGAAGAGCCTCCGCGCTGATGCTTACGACTTGGTAATTAACGGCGCTGAAATTGGCGGTGGATCCATTCGTATTCATGACCGTGCTTTGCAGGCTAGGAACTTTGATCTACTTGGTTTTACACCCGAGCAGGCTGAAGCGCAGTTTGGCTTCCTGATGGGCGCATTTGAGTATGGTGCACCGCCGCATGGAGGTATTGCTTTTGGTTTTGACCGACTTTGCGCCGTGATGAATGGCCAAGCAAGTATTCGCGATTTTATCGCTTTTCCTAAAAATAACCAGGGCCGAGATATGATGATTGATGCACCATCTCCTATTGATGAAACCCAGTTGGAGGAATTGCAGATTAAATTGAACTTGAAAGGATAA
- the dtd gene encoding D-aminoacyl-tRNA deacylase — MRVVIQRVSEASVTINHTVKSQIRKGLLILLGIEDADSDEDIDWLCRKISQLRIFDDEAGVMNQSVMDITGELLVVSQFTLHASTKKGNRPSYLKASKPAFSIPMYEAFVKHLANTSGLKVETGEFGADMKVALLNDGPVTIIIDSKIKE, encoded by the coding sequence ATGCGCGTTGTTATTCAAAGGGTTAGCGAAGCATCCGTTACGATTAACCATACCGTGAAATCTCAAATAAGGAAGGGATTACTCATTTTGTTGGGCATTGAAGATGCCGATTCAGATGAAGATATCGATTGGCTTTGCCGAAAAATCAGCCAACTCCGGATCTTCGATGATGAGGCAGGGGTGATGAATCAGTCGGTAATGGATATAACGGGGGAGTTGCTGGTGGTGAGCCAATTTACACTACATGCCAGTACAAAAAAAGGCAATCGCCCCTCCTATCTTAAAGCTTCAAAACCAGCGTTTTCGATCCCTATGTATGAGGCCTTTGTCAAACATTTGGCAAATACTTCCGGCTTGAAAGTGGAGACTGGGGAGTTTGGGGCTGATATGAAAGTGGCTTTGTTGAATGATGGACCGGTTACGATTATCATTGATTCTAAAATTAAAGAATGA
- a CDS encoding amino acid permease → MSKSQKFGTGPVFFTAISTILGAVMFLRFGFAVGSVGFLGTVLIILIGHAVTIPTAMAIAEIATNQKVEGGGEYYIISRSFGLVIGSSIGIALFFSQAISVAFYIIAFAESFSSLFDYLRGHYDMHPFLAWLIDKKQTVSIPALFILTAIVLTKGADLGVKTLYVVVATLFLSLVAFFIGQTDYDHQNGLDPFATVYNSTENGPASMGDIIRLEEGGQTSRGDTSKDKDTSPNQPLLPIGFFTVFAIIFPAFTGMTAGVGLSGDLKNPSRSIPLGTLAATISGMFIYVFIAYKLAVSASPADLADTTNLVMADIAWQGWWLIPVGLAAATISSAIGSVLVAPRTLQAIARDRLLPSRRINFLLSRGRGKSDEPFNATIVVIVIAFVFVMVGGLDLVAEIISIFFMVTYGSLCLISFLQHFAADPSYRPTFKSRWYISLFGALSCFGLIFVMNPGYAVLALLMMTGIYLMVSYYNPDKKNIAVIFQGVIFQFSRQLQVFLQKAEKEKIASWRPSAICISESSFERLAAFDLLRWLSQKYGFGTYIHKITGYLSKNTDIEARQAKERLIRMAETSNSNIYIDTLISPSYTSAIAQVIQLPGISGTENNLLLLEFSKQFPTNLDDIVDNFKLVKSVNFDVIILGSSERGYGLKKSIHIWITSNDYENASLMILLAYIILGHREWKGGQIKIFAIYPEESCEQERTRLYTLVEAGQLPISTHNIEIIPKKQAMDVHTIVQEKSKDADLSIIGFRDELLKHEGVSLFKGYEGIGNSLFVNVARQKNIK, encoded by the coding sequence ATGAGTAAGTCACAAAAATTTGGAACTGGGCCCGTCTTCTTTACAGCTATATCAACCATTTTGGGCGCCGTAATGTTCCTTCGTTTTGGTTTTGCGGTGGGGTCGGTCGGTTTTTTGGGTACCGTACTTATTATTTTGATTGGGCATGCGGTAACCATTCCGACGGCCATGGCCATTGCTGAAATTGCGACGAACCAAAAGGTGGAAGGTGGCGGAGAGTATTATATCATTTCTCGTTCATTTGGATTGGTGATTGGTTCTTCTATTGGTATTGCCCTTTTTTTTTCACAAGCCATTAGTGTTGCTTTTTATATTATTGCTTTTGCAGAATCCTTTAGTTCACTCTTTGACTATCTGCGAGGACACTATGATATGCATCCTTTTTTGGCCTGGTTGATAGATAAAAAGCAAACGGTCAGTATTCCGGCACTGTTTATTCTTACGGCTATTGTTTTGACAAAAGGGGCTGATTTAGGAGTAAAGACATTGTATGTTGTCGTGGCTACACTTTTCCTTTCTTTAGTCGCTTTTTTTATAGGACAAACGGATTATGACCATCAAAACGGACTAGACCCCTTTGCAACAGTATACAATTCGACGGAAAATGGACCTGCATCCATGGGAGATATTATTCGCTTAGAAGAAGGCGGCCAAACCTCCCGTGGCGATACCTCAAAAGATAAGGATACTTCGCCGAATCAACCCTTACTACCCATTGGATTCTTTACCGTATTTGCCATTATTTTCCCTGCTTTTACCGGAATGACGGCAGGTGTAGGCCTCTCTGGGGATTTAAAAAACCCCAGCCGATCTATTCCTTTAGGAACGCTAGCTGCAACTATTTCAGGGATGTTCATTTATGTCTTTATTGCCTATAAATTAGCTGTTTCAGCTAGCCCCGCCGATTTGGCCGATACCACCAATCTGGTGATGGCCGATATTGCTTGGCAGGGATGGTGGCTCATTCCTGTTGGTTTAGCCGCAGCTACTATTTCTTCCGCCATCGGTTCTGTTTTGGTTGCGCCTCGTACCCTCCAGGCCATTGCCAGGGATCGATTATTGCCATCCCGGCGAATAAACTTTTTGCTGTCGAGAGGTCGAGGTAAAAGCGATGAACCATTTAATGCAACCATTGTGGTTATTGTCATTGCTTTCGTATTCGTTATGGTGGGTGGGCTTGATCTGGTCGCCGAAATCATTTCTATCTTTTTTATGGTAACTTATGGTTCGCTTTGTTTGATTTCTTTTCTCCAACATTTTGCTGCAGACCCCTCTTATCGGCCAACCTTCAAATCGCGTTGGTATATCTCTCTGTTTGGCGCCTTGTCTTGTTTTGGTTTAATCTTTGTCATGAATCCCGGCTATGCCGTTTTGGCTTTGCTCATGATGACGGGTATTTACCTGATGGTTAGTTATTATAACCCCGATAAGAAAAACATTGCGGTCATCTTTCAGGGCGTTATCTTTCAATTTAGTCGGCAGCTCCAAGTGTTTCTACAGAAAGCAGAAAAAGAGAAGATTGCCAGTTGGCGCCCCTCTGCCATTTGTATTTCTGAATCTTCTTTTGAGCGGCTGGCTGCTTTTGATCTGCTGCGTTGGCTTTCGCAGAAATACGGTTTTGGGACCTACATCCACAAGATAACAGGGTATTTATCCAAAAATACAGATATCGAAGCCCGACAAGCCAAAGAACGCTTGATTCGAATGGCGGAAACCAGCAATAGCAATATTTATATCGACACCTTGATCAGTCCTTCTTACACCTCGGCCATTGCCCAGGTCATTCAATTACCCGGCATTTCTGGTACTGAAAACAACCTGCTGCTGCTTGAGTTTTCCAAACAATTTCCAACTAACCTGGATGATATTGTCGATAACTTCAAGTTAGTGAAGTCCGTCAATTTTGATGTAATTATCCTTGGCAGTTCGGAACGAGGTTATGGACTGAAAAAAAGCATCCACATCTGGATTACATCGAATGATTACGAAAATGCAAGTCTAATGATCTTGTTGGCTTACATTATTCTTGGCCATCGCGAATGGAAAGGGGGGCAGATAAAGATTTTTGCTATTTATCCAGAGGAAAGTTGTGAGCAAGAACGAACCCGTTTATACACCTTAGTTGAGGCCGGGCAATTACCCATTTCTACCCACAATATCGAAATCATTCCCAAAAAACAAGCCATGGATGTTCATACCATTGTCCAAGAAAAATCAAAAGATGCTGATCTTTCCATTATTGGCTTCCGAGACGAATTACTCAAGCACGAAGGCGTTTCCTTGTTTAAAGGTTATGAGGGCATTGGGAATAGTTTATTTGTAAATGTGGCCAGGCAGAAAAATATAAAGTAA
- a CDS encoding sugar phosphate nucleotidyltransferase: MKPTLLILAAGMGSRYGGLKQVDAVGPAGETIIEYSIYDAINAGFGKVVFVIRKEIEAPFKEKIGNQFEGKIAIEYAFQEFDSPVEGITEFPERLKPWGTAHAVLVADAVINEPFAVINADDYYGIDGFKSMAEFLMNECTPHTQSMVGYVISNTLSDHGTVNRGVAAMDENHMLTAVHERLKIKRNAAGVIHYEGDDGLAYPLKDNDLVSMNFWGFHPSIFEEIRKDFVQFVHDNKDNPKAEFFIPLFVDTYINDGRIQVKVLVSEDHWYGVTYQEDKPIVQTAFAALVAAGRYPAPLWKKEKV, encoded by the coding sequence GTGAAACCTACCTTATTAATTTTAGCTGCGGGTATGGGAAGTCGTTATGGCGGACTCAAGCAGGTGGATGCTGTTGGACCAGCAGGAGAAACAATTATTGAATATTCTATTTACGATGCCATAAATGCGGGATTTGGAAAGGTGGTTTTCGTGATCAGAAAAGAAATTGAAGCACCCTTCAAAGAAAAGATCGGCAATCAATTTGAAGGAAAAATAGCTATTGAATACGCTTTTCAGGAATTCGACAGTCCGGTAGAAGGGATTACGGAGTTTCCCGAAAGGTTAAAGCCCTGGGGTACAGCTCATGCTGTTTTGGTAGCAGACGCCGTAATTAACGAACCATTCGCGGTGATTAATGCTGATGATTATTATGGTATCGATGGGTTTAAATCGATGGCGGAATTTCTAATGAATGAATGCACGCCGCACACGCAATCGATGGTGGGCTATGTTATCAGCAACACTTTGTCTGATCATGGTACCGTTAATCGCGGGGTAGCAGCCATGGACGAAAACCATATGCTCACCGCCGTACATGAGCGCCTTAAGATAAAAAGAAACGCTGCTGGTGTTATTCATTATGAAGGCGATGATGGCCTAGCCTACCCGCTAAAGGATAATGACTTGGTTTCTATGAATTTTTGGGGCTTTCACCCTTCCATATTCGAAGAGATTCGCAAAGACTTTGTCCAATTTGTACATGACAATAAGGATAACCCCAAAGCAGAATTTTTTATTCCGCTTTTTGTGGATACCTACATTAATGATGGCCGAATTCAAGTAAAAGTGCTCGTGAGTGAGGACCACTGGTATGGTGTGACTTACCAGGAAGATAAACCCATTGTCCAGACGGCTTTTGCCGCATTGGTGGCAGCGGGGCGCTACCCTGCTCCATTATGGAAGAAAGAAAAAGTATAA
- a CDS encoding SAM-dependent methyltransferase, with the protein MAKPGTLYLIPTPLGEEGLHVLPSYLITLLHQLKVIIAERPKTARHFLKATQFPHALQDLTYFELNKRTSPEQYKNFLQPALDGQDIGLVSEAGCPGVADPGAAVVKLAHQLGISVMPLVGPSAILLALMGSGMNGQSFCFHGYLSQKRPELSRDLKRLEQDSAKLDQTQLFIETPYRNMALIETAFQTLAPATHFCIAADLTLPTQYIQTKNIQNWQKNGPPDLHKRPAMFLLYAKK; encoded by the coding sequence ATGGCAAAACCAGGAACATTGTACCTTATACCTACGCCACTTGGAGAAGAAGGTCTTCACGTGTTACCTTCCTATTTGATCACGCTTCTTCATCAGTTAAAGGTGATCATTGCTGAACGGCCGAAAACGGCTCGCCACTTCCTTAAAGCTACACAATTTCCACATGCTTTACAGGACCTGACCTATTTTGAACTGAATAAAAGAACCTCGCCGGAACAATATAAAAATTTTCTACAGCCCGCATTGGATGGGCAGGATATTGGACTGGTTTCGGAGGCGGGTTGCCCTGGAGTGGCCGACCCCGGGGCCGCTGTGGTAAAGCTTGCCCATCAATTAGGCATCAGTGTCATGCCTTTGGTAGGCCCCTCTGCTATATTGCTGGCCTTGATGGGATCTGGTATGAACGGCCAATCTTTCTGTTTTCATGGTTACCTTTCTCAAAAACGACCAGAACTTAGTCGAGACCTTAAACGCCTGGAGCAAGACTCCGCAAAACTAGATCAAACCCAGCTTTTCATCGAAACGCCTTATCGGAATATGGCACTGATCGAGACCGCCTTCCAAACACTGGCGCCGGCTACCCACTTCTGTATTGCAGCAGATTTAACCTTGCCGACACAATACATTCAAACCAAAAATATTCAAAATTGGCAAAAAAATGGCCCGCCAGATTTGCATAAAAGACCCGCGATGTTCTTGCTTTATGCTAAAAAATAA